In the genome of Zonotrichia leucophrys gambelii isolate GWCS_2022_RI unplaced genomic scaffold, RI_Zleu_2.0 Scaffold_49_388800, whole genome shotgun sequence, one region contains:
- the LOC135460488 gene encoding zinc finger protein 628-like isoform X3, which translates to MAGAAPPAGAPEHPFTCRECGKSFRWSSRLAHHLRSHTGERPYKCPECPKAFKGSSALLYHLRGHTGERPYTCATCGKSFKRSSLLQTHLRVHTGLRAFRCAQCGLTFKWASHYQYHLRQHSGERPYRCPACPKAFKNSSSLRRHRHTHTGERPHTCDTCGKGFAQAANLRQHLRVHTGERPYTCGTCGKSFTHSSNLHLHRRTHGPAPQCPTCATPLASRTCPQRHPQGPAPPGAAASPEPLWRPLGLACAEQEVPATPPATPPAPSHRCLTCGKSFKNGAGLARHLPGHERPRAPPAPGEAEAPAPPERPYRCGECGKAFKGSSGLRYHLRDHTGERPYTCATCGKSFKRSSLLQTHLRVHTGLRAFRCAQCGLTFKWASHYQYHLRQHSGERPYRCPACPKAFKNSSSLRRHRHTHTGERPHTCDTCGKGFAQAANLRQHLRVHTGERPYTCGTCGKSFTHSSNLHLHRRTHSAARPFRCPACPKAFVMAAYLQRHLRTHGPAPRRAPAGDAAPGAAAPAPPPIAGAYLVLPGPGGSSPHKVLLVAATPSHARPHLAQVGRGQRTWHSVLLVPGAGREGAAAGVTGVTGVTGVTGVGVTGVGVTGVTDVGVTGVAGVTGMGVTGVAGVTGVGVAGLTGVTDAGVTGVTGVGVEGLTGVTSAGVTGVGVTGVTSAGVTGVGVTGVTGVTGVTGVTGVTGVGVTGVTGVTGVTGVGVTGVAGMTGVTGVTSPGVTAMTGVGVTGVPGVTGVDVTGVTGLTGVAGVGVAGVRGVGVTGVTGVTNVGVTGVQLQVLPVAPEVTNVQVQHGEVSGVAGVTGVTGVGVTGVTGVTGATGVTGATGVTGLQLQVLPFPSEVTNVQLQVLPPPPEVTNVQLQVLPPPPPGGSGVQLQAGEVTNVQLQVLPPPPEVTNLQLQVLPAPPQVPGVQLQVLPPPPGGANVQLQTGEVANVQLQVLPPPPPEVTSVQLCTGEVTNVQLQALPLTSGVTNVQLQVLPPPAGGTGVQLQVLPAPPEVTNVQLQATEMTSVHLDTMEVTDGHLDSSDLPAVHLEAMEEVPGAHLDMSEVPSVHLETTEVTNVHLETTEVTDVHLEPTDVPNVHLEASDMTDVHLETSEVTDVHLDMSEVPSVHLESSELPSVHLETTEVTNVHLEPTEVTNVHLDVSEVPSVHLEPTELTSVHLEASDMTDVHLESSEVPSVHLEPTEVTDVHLDTSEVPNAHLETTEVTNVHLEPTEVTDVHLDVSEVTNVHLEPTEVTNVHLETTEVTDVHLDVSEVPSVHLETNEMTDVHLDMSEVTDAHLDMSEVPSAHLETNDMTDVHLEPTEVPSAHLDTSELPSVHLESSEVHLEPP; encoded by the exons ATGGCGGGCGCGGCGCCCCCCGCAGGTGCCCCCGAGCACCCCTTCACCTGCCGGGAGTGCGGCAAATCCTTCCGCTGGTCCTCGCGCCTGGCGCATCACCTGCGCAGCCACACAGGTGAGCGCCCCTACAAGTGCCCCGAGTGCCCCAAGGCCTTCAAGGGCTCCTCCGCCCTCCTCTACCACCTGCGGGGCCACACAGGTGAGCGCCCCTACACCTGCGCCACCTGCGGGAAGAGCTTCAAGCGCTCCTCGCTGCTGCAGACGCACCTGCGCGTGCACACGGGGCTGCGCGCCTTCAGGTGCGCCCAGTGCGGCCTCACCTTCAAGTGGGCGTCGCACTACCAGTACCACCTGCGGCAGCACTCAGGTGAGCGGCCCTACCGCTGCCCCGCCTGCCCCAAGGCCTTCAAGAACTCCTCCAGCCTGCGGCGGCACCGCCACACCCACACAGGTGAGCGCCCGCACACCTGCGACACCTGCGGCAAGGGCTTCGCGCAGGCCGCCAACCTGCGGCAGCACCTGCGGGTGCACACGGGGGAGCGGCCGTACACCTGCGGCACCTGTGGCAAGAGCTTCACGCACTCGTCCAACCTGCACCTGCACCGGCGCACGCACGGCCCCGCCCCGCAGTGCCCCACCTGCGCCACGCCCTTGGCCTCGCGCACCTGCCCGCAGCGGCACCCGCagggccccgccccgcccggcgccgccgcctcACCTGAGCCGCTCTGGAGGCCGCTGGGGCTCGCCTGTGCCGAGCAGGAGGTGCCGGCCACGCCCCCGGCCACGCCCCCGGCCCCGTCCCACCGCTGCCTCACCTGCGGCAAGAGCTTCAAGAACGGGGCGGGGCTGGCGCGGCACCTGCCCGGGCACGAGCGGCCCCGAGCCCCGCCCGCGCCAGGTGAGGCCGaggcgccggccccgcccgaGCGGCCCTACAGGTGCGGCGAGTGCGGCAAGGCCTTCAAGGGCTCCTCGGGGCTGCGCTACCACCTGCGCGACCACACAGGTGAGCGCCCCTACACCTGCGCCACCTGCGGCAAGAGCTTCAAGCGCTCCTCGCTGCTGCAGACGCACCTGCGCGTGCACACGGGGCTGCGCGCCTTCAGGTGCGCCCAGTGCGGCCTCACCTTCAAGTGGGCGTCGCACTACCAGTACCACCTGCGGCAGCACTCAGGTGAGCGGCCCTACCGCTGCCCCGCCTGCCCCAAGGCCTTCAAGAACTCCTCCAGCCTGCGGCGGCACCGCCACACCCACACAGGTGAGCGCCCGCACACCTGCGACACCTGCGGCAAGGGCTTCGCGCAGGCCGCCAACCTGCGGCAGCACCTGCGGGTGCACACGGGGGAGCGGCCGTACACCTGCGGCACCTGCGGCAAGAGCTTCACGCACTCGTCCAACCTGCACCTGCACCGGCGCACGCACTCGGCGGCGcggcccttccgctgccccgCCTGCCCCAAGGCCTTCGTCATGGCCGCCTACCTGCAGAGACACCTGCGCACGcacggccccgccccgcgccgcgcgCCCGCCGGTGACGCCGCACCTGGCGCTGCCGCACCTGCGCCACCGCCCATCGCTGGCGCTTACCTGGTGCTGCCCGGCCCCGGTGGCTCCTCCCCCCAtaaggtgctgctggtggcggCCACGCCCAGCCACGCCCGGCCACACCTGGCGcaggtgggcagggggcagcGCACCTGGCACAGCGTCCTGCTCGTACCTGGGGCGGGCAGGGAGGGGGCGGCAGCGGGggtgacaggtgtgacaggggtgacaggtgtgacaggtgtggGTGTGACAGGTGTgggtgtgacaggtgtgacagaTGTAGGAGTGACAGGTGTGGCAGGTGTGACAGGGATGGGTGTGACAGGTGTggcaggtgtgacaggtgtggGTGTGGCAGGGCTGACAGGGGTGACAGATGCAGGagtgacaggtgtgacaggtgtggGTGTGGAAGGGCTGACAGGTGTGACAAgtgcaggtgtgacaggtgtgggtgtgacaggtgtgacaagtgcaggtgtgacaggtgtggGTGTGACAGGTGTCACAGGGGttacaggtgtgacaggtgtgacaggtgtgacaggtgtggGTGTGACAGGGGttacaggtgtgacaggtgtgacaggtgttGGTGTCACAGGTGTGGCAGGCatgacaggtgtgacaggtgttACAAGTCCCGGTGTGACAGCTATGACAGGTGTTGGtgtcacaggggtcccaggtgTCACAGGTGTAGATGTGACAGGTGTCACAGGGCTTACAGGTGTGGCAGGTGTAGGTGTGGCAGGTGTGAGAGGTGTTGGTGtcacaggtgtgacaggtgtgacaaATGTAGGTGTCACAGGtgtccagctccaggtgctgccgGTGGCGCCAGAGGTCACCAATGTCCAGGTGCAGCATGGGGAGGTGTCAGGTGTggcaggtgtgacaggtgtgacaggtgtaGGTGTGACCggtgtgacaggtgtgacaggtgccacaggtgtgacaggtgccacaggtgtgacagggctgcagctccaggtgctcccaTTCCCCTCGGAGGTCACCAATGTCCAGCTCCAGGTGTTGCCACCCCCACCTGAGGTCACCAATGTCCAGCTCCAGGTGTtgccaccaccacccccagGTGGCTCAGgtgtgcagctccaggcaggtgAGGTCACCAACGTCCAGCTCCAGGTGTTGCCACCCCCACCTGAGGTCACCAAcctccagctccaggtgctgccgGCACCACCTCAGGTCCCAGGTGTGCAGCTCCAGGTGTTGCCACCACCCCCAGGTGGCGCCAATGTCCAGCTCCAGACAGGCGAGGTGGCCAACGTCCAGCTCCAGGTGTTGCCACCACCCCCACCTGAGGTCACCAGcgtccagctctgcacaggtgAGGTGACCAATGTccagctccaggccctgccgCTGACCTCAGGTGTCACCAACGTGCAGCTCCAGGTGTTGCCACCGCCCgcaggtggcacaggtgttCAGCTCCAGGTGTTGCCAGCGCCACCTGAGGTGACCAATGTCCAGCTCCAGGCCACCGAGATGACCAGTGTCCACCTGGACACCATGGAAGTGACTGATGGGCACCTGGACAGTTCAGACCTGCCCGCTGTCCACCTGGAGGCCATGGAGGAGGTACCTGGTGCCCACCTGGACATGTCAGAGGTGCCCAGTGTCCACCTGGAGACCACAGAGGTGACCAATGTCCACCTGGAGACCACAGAGGTGACCGATGTCCACCTGGAACCCACAGATGTGCCCAATGTCCACCTGGAGGCCAGTGACATGACCGATGTCCACTTGGAGACATCAGAGGTGACCGATGTCCACCTGGACATGTCAGAGGTGCCCAGTGTCCACCTGGAGAGCTCAGAACTGCCCAGTGTCCACCTGGAGACCACAGAGGTGACCAATGTCCACCTGGAACCTACGGAGGTGACCAATGTCCACCTGGACGTGTCAGAGGTGCCCAGTGTCCACCTGGAACCCACGGAGTTGACCAGTGTCCACCTGGAGGCCAGTGACATGACTGATGTGCACCTGGAGAGCTCAGAGGTGCCCAGTGTCCACCTGGAACCTACGGAGGTGACCGATGTCCACCTGGACACCTCAGAGGTGCCCAATGCACACCTGGAGACCACAGAGGTGACCAATGTCCACCTGGAACCTACAGAG GTGACCGATGTCCACCTGGATGTGTCAGAGGTGACCAATGTCCACCTAGAACCTACTGAGGTGACCAATGTCCACCTGGAGACCACAGAGGTGACCGATGTCCACCTGGATGTGTCAGAGGTGCCCAGTGTCCACCTGGAGACCAATGAGATGACCGATGTCCACCTGGACATGTCAGAGGTGACCGATGCCCACCTGGACATGTCAGAGGTGCCCAGTGCTCACCTGGAGACCAATGACATGACCGATGTCCACCTGGAACCCACGGAGGTGCCCAGTGCACACCTGGACACCTCAGAACTGCCCAGTGTCCACCTGGAGAGCTCAGAGGTGCACCTGGAACCCCCCTAG
- the LOC135460488 gene encoding zinc finger protein 628-like isoform X1 has product MAGAAPPAGAPEHPFTCRECGKSFRWSSRLAHHLRSHTGERPYKCPECPKAFKGSSALLYHLRGHTGERPYTCATCGKSFKRSSLLQTHLRVHTGLRAFRCAQCGLTFKWASHYQYHLRQHSGERPYRCPACPKAFKNSSSLRRHRHTHTGERPHTCDTCGKGFAQAANLRQHLRVHTGERPYTCGTCGKSFTHSSNLHLHRRTHGPAPQCPTCATPLASRTCPQRHPQGPAPPGAAASPEPLWRPLGLACAEQEVPATPPATPPAPSHRCLTCGKSFKNGAGLARHLPGHERPRAPPAPGEAEAPAPPERPYRCGECGKAFKGSSGLRYHLRDHTGERPYTCATCGKSFKRSSLLQTHLRVHTGLRAFRCAQCGLTFKWASHYQYHLRQHSGERPYRCPACPKAFKNSSSLRRHRHTHTGERPHTCDTCGKGFAQAANLRQHLRVHTGERPYTCGTCGKSFTHSSNLHLHRRTHSAARPFRCPACPKAFVMAAYLQRHLRTHGPAPRRAPAGDAAPGAAAPAPPPIAGAYLVLPGPGGSSPHKVLLVAATPSHARPHLAQVGRGQRTWHSVLLVPGAGREGAAAGVTGVTGVTGVTGVGVTGVGVTGVTDVGVTGVAGVTGMGVTGVAGVTGVGVAGLTGVTDAGVTGVTGVGVEGLTGVTSAGVTGVGVTGVTSAGVTGVGVTGVTGVTGVTGVTGVTGVGVTGVTGVTGVTGVGVTGVAGMTGVTGVTSPGVTAMTGVGVTGVPGVTGVDVTGVTGLTGVAGVGVAGVRGVGVTGVTGVTNVGVTGVQLQVLPVAPEVTNVQVQHGEVSGVAGVTGVTGVGVTGVTGVTGATGVTGATGVTGLQLQVLPFPSEVTNVQLQVLPPPPEVTNVQLQVLPPPPPGGSGVQLQAGEVTNVQLQVLPPPPEVTNLQLQVLPAPPQVPGVQLQVLPPPPGGANVQLQTGEVANVQLQVLPPPPPEVTSVQLCTGEVTNVQLQALPLTSGVTNVQLQVLPPPAGGTGVQLQVLPAPPEVTNVQLQATEMTSVHLDTMEVTDGHLDSSDLPAVHLEAMEEVPGAHLDMSEVPSVHLETTEVTNVHLETTEVTDVHLEPTDVPNVHLEASDMTDVHLETSEVTDVHLDMSEVPSVHLESSELPSVHLETTEVTNVHLEPTEVTNVHLDVSEVPSVHLEPTELTSVHLEASDMTDVHLESSEVPSVHLEPTEVTDVHLDTSEVPNAHLETTEVTNVHLEPTEVTSVHLENSEVPSVHLEPTEVTDVHLDVSEVTNVHLEPTEVTNVHLETTEVTDVHLDVSEVPSVHLETNEMTDVHLDMSEVTDAHLDMSEVPSAHLETNDMTDVHLEPTEVPSAHLDTSELPSVHLESSEVHLEPP; this is encoded by the coding sequence ATGGCGGGCGCGGCGCCCCCCGCAGGTGCCCCCGAGCACCCCTTCACCTGCCGGGAGTGCGGCAAATCCTTCCGCTGGTCCTCGCGCCTGGCGCATCACCTGCGCAGCCACACAGGTGAGCGCCCCTACAAGTGCCCCGAGTGCCCCAAGGCCTTCAAGGGCTCCTCCGCCCTCCTCTACCACCTGCGGGGCCACACAGGTGAGCGCCCCTACACCTGCGCCACCTGCGGGAAGAGCTTCAAGCGCTCCTCGCTGCTGCAGACGCACCTGCGCGTGCACACGGGGCTGCGCGCCTTCAGGTGCGCCCAGTGCGGCCTCACCTTCAAGTGGGCGTCGCACTACCAGTACCACCTGCGGCAGCACTCAGGTGAGCGGCCCTACCGCTGCCCCGCCTGCCCCAAGGCCTTCAAGAACTCCTCCAGCCTGCGGCGGCACCGCCACACCCACACAGGTGAGCGCCCGCACACCTGCGACACCTGCGGCAAGGGCTTCGCGCAGGCCGCCAACCTGCGGCAGCACCTGCGGGTGCACACGGGGGAGCGGCCGTACACCTGCGGCACCTGTGGCAAGAGCTTCACGCACTCGTCCAACCTGCACCTGCACCGGCGCACGCACGGCCCCGCCCCGCAGTGCCCCACCTGCGCCACGCCCTTGGCCTCGCGCACCTGCCCGCAGCGGCACCCGCagggccccgccccgcccggcgccgccgcctcACCTGAGCCGCTCTGGAGGCCGCTGGGGCTCGCCTGTGCCGAGCAGGAGGTGCCGGCCACGCCCCCGGCCACGCCCCCGGCCCCGTCCCACCGCTGCCTCACCTGCGGCAAGAGCTTCAAGAACGGGGCGGGGCTGGCGCGGCACCTGCCCGGGCACGAGCGGCCCCGAGCCCCGCCCGCGCCAGGTGAGGCCGaggcgccggccccgcccgaGCGGCCCTACAGGTGCGGCGAGTGCGGCAAGGCCTTCAAGGGCTCCTCGGGGCTGCGCTACCACCTGCGCGACCACACAGGTGAGCGCCCCTACACCTGCGCCACCTGCGGCAAGAGCTTCAAGCGCTCCTCGCTGCTGCAGACGCACCTGCGCGTGCACACGGGGCTGCGCGCCTTCAGGTGCGCCCAGTGCGGCCTCACCTTCAAGTGGGCGTCGCACTACCAGTACCACCTGCGGCAGCACTCAGGTGAGCGGCCCTACCGCTGCCCCGCCTGCCCCAAGGCCTTCAAGAACTCCTCCAGCCTGCGGCGGCACCGCCACACCCACACAGGTGAGCGCCCGCACACCTGCGACACCTGCGGCAAGGGCTTCGCGCAGGCCGCCAACCTGCGGCAGCACCTGCGGGTGCACACGGGGGAGCGGCCGTACACCTGCGGCACCTGCGGCAAGAGCTTCACGCACTCGTCCAACCTGCACCTGCACCGGCGCACGCACTCGGCGGCGcggcccttccgctgccccgCCTGCCCCAAGGCCTTCGTCATGGCCGCCTACCTGCAGAGACACCTGCGCACGcacggccccgccccgcgccgcgcgCCCGCCGGTGACGCCGCACCTGGCGCTGCCGCACCTGCGCCACCGCCCATCGCTGGCGCTTACCTGGTGCTGCCCGGCCCCGGTGGCTCCTCCCCCCAtaaggtgctgctggtggcggCCACGCCCAGCCACGCCCGGCCACACCTGGCGcaggtgggcagggggcagcGCACCTGGCACAGCGTCCTGCTCGTACCTGGGGCGGGCAGGGAGGGGGCGGCAGCGGGggtgacaggtgtgacaggggtgacaggtgtgacaggtgtggGTGTGACAGGTGTgggtgtgacaggtgtgacagaTGTAGGAGTGACAGGTGTGGCAGGTGTGACAGGGATGGGTGTGACAGGTGTggcaggtgtgacaggtgtggGTGTGGCAGGGCTGACAGGGGTGACAGATGCAGGagtgacaggtgtgacaggtgtggGTGTGGAAGGGCTGACAGGTGTGACAAgtgcaggtgtgacaggtgtgggtgtgacaggtgtgacaagtgcaggtgtgacaggtgtggGTGTGACAGGTGTCACAGGGGttacaggtgtgacaggtgtgacaggtgtgacaggtgtggGTGTGACAGGGGttacaggtgtgacaggtgtgacaggtgttGGTGTCACAGGTGTGGCAGGCatgacaggtgtgacaggtgttACAAGTCCCGGTGTGACAGCTATGACAGGTGTTGGtgtcacaggggtcccaggtgTCACAGGTGTAGATGTGACAGGTGTCACAGGGCTTACAGGTGTGGCAGGTGTAGGTGTGGCAGGTGTGAGAGGTGTTGGTGtcacaggtgtgacaggtgtgacaaATGTAGGTGTCACAGGtgtccagctccaggtgctgccgGTGGCGCCAGAGGTCACCAATGTCCAGGTGCAGCATGGGGAGGTGTCAGGTGTggcaggtgtgacaggtgtgacaggtgtaGGTGTGACCggtgtgacaggtgtgacaggtgccacaggtgtgacaggtgccacaggtgtgacagggctgcagctccaggtgctcccaTTCCCCTCGGAGGTCACCAATGTCCAGCTCCAGGTGTTGCCACCCCCACCTGAGGTCACCAATGTCCAGCTCCAGGTGTtgccaccaccacccccagGTGGCTCAGgtgtgcagctccaggcaggtgAGGTCACCAACGTCCAGCTCCAGGTGTTGCCACCCCCACCTGAGGTCACCAAcctccagctccaggtgctgccgGCACCACCTCAGGTCCCAGGTGTGCAGCTCCAGGTGTTGCCACCACCCCCAGGTGGCGCCAATGTCCAGCTCCAGACAGGCGAGGTGGCCAACGTCCAGCTCCAGGTGTTGCCACCACCCCCACCTGAGGTCACCAGcgtccagctctgcacaggtgAGGTGACCAATGTccagctccaggccctgccgCTGACCTCAGGTGTCACCAACGTGCAGCTCCAGGTGTTGCCACCGCCCgcaggtggcacaggtgttCAGCTCCAGGTGTTGCCAGCGCCACCTGAGGTGACCAATGTCCAGCTCCAGGCCACCGAGATGACCAGTGTCCACCTGGACACCATGGAAGTGACTGATGGGCACCTGGACAGTTCAGACCTGCCCGCTGTCCACCTGGAGGCCATGGAGGAGGTACCTGGTGCCCACCTGGACATGTCAGAGGTGCCCAGTGTCCACCTGGAGACCACAGAGGTGACCAATGTCCACCTGGAGACCACAGAGGTGACCGATGTCCACCTGGAACCCACAGATGTGCCCAATGTCCACCTGGAGGCCAGTGACATGACCGATGTCCACTTGGAGACATCAGAGGTGACCGATGTCCACCTGGACATGTCAGAGGTGCCCAGTGTCCACCTGGAGAGCTCAGAACTGCCCAGTGTCCACCTGGAGACCACAGAGGTGACCAATGTCCACCTGGAACCTACGGAGGTGACCAATGTCCACCTGGACGTGTCAGAGGTGCCCAGTGTCCACCTGGAACCCACGGAGTTGACCAGTGTCCACCTGGAGGCCAGTGACATGACTGATGTGCACCTGGAGAGCTCAGAGGTGCCCAGTGTCCACCTGGAACCTACGGAGGTGACCGATGTCCACCTGGACACCTCAGAGGTGCCCAATGCACACCTGGAGACCACAGAGGTGACCAATGTCCACCTGGAACCTACAGAGGTGACCAGTGTCCACCTGGAGAACTCAGAGGTGCCCAGTGTCCACCTGGAACCTACAGAGGTGACCGATGTCCACCTGGATGTGTCAGAGGTGACCAATGTCCACCTAGAACCTACTGAGGTGACCAATGTCCACCTGGAGACCACAGAGGTGACCGATGTCCACCTGGATGTGTCAGAGGTGCCCAGTGTCCACCTGGAGACCAATGAGATGACCGATGTCCACCTGGACATGTCAGAGGTGACCGATGCCCACCTGGACATGTCAGAGGTGCCCAGTGCTCACCTGGAGACCAATGACATGACCGATGTCCACCTGGAACCCACGGAGGTGCCCAGTGCACACCTGGACACCTCAGAACTGCCCAGTGTCCACCTGGAGAGCTCAGAGGTGCACCTGGAACCCCCCTAG